The following proteins are co-located in the Pyrococcus abyssi GE5 genome:
- a CDS encoding dihydroorotate dehydrogenase: protein MLEVNLFGIKFKNPLILASGVVDMTPELLRRAHREGAGGVVTKSIGMEPRKGYENPTIVELPYGLINAMGLPNPGWEAFLEEFRKEKFDFPVIVSIFGGTPEEFAFLAEKLGEVADAFELNLSCPHAKGYGMEIGQKPENVYEVVKAVKDVTDKPVIAKLTPNVSDIRELGLAAEKAGADGVSAINTVKAIAIDIYAKRPILSNKFGGYSGPGVKPIALRAVYDLASSLDIPVIGIGGITTWQDAVEFLLAGASALQIGTAVYLRGFSVFREIAEGISRYLKEEGYSSVKEIIGLALKV from the coding sequence ATGCTCGAAGTGAATCTCTTTGGAATAAAATTCAAGAATCCCCTAATTCTGGCTTCAGGCGTAGTGGACATGACGCCCGAGCTCTTAAGGAGGGCCCATAGGGAAGGTGCCGGGGGTGTCGTTACTAAATCTATAGGAATGGAGCCCAGGAAAGGTTACGAAAATCCTACGATCGTTGAGCTACCTTATGGACTAATAAACGCCATGGGCCTCCCCAATCCTGGGTGGGAAGCATTTCTCGAAGAATTTCGGAAGGAGAAGTTCGATTTTCCAGTTATAGTTTCAATATTTGGAGGAACACCAGAGGAATTCGCTTTTCTAGCGGAAAAACTAGGGGAAGTTGCCGATGCATTTGAACTGAACCTTAGTTGTCCTCATGCTAAGGGATATGGTATGGAAATAGGGCAAAAACCAGAGAACGTATACGAAGTTGTTAAAGCAGTTAAGGACGTGACGGATAAACCAGTTATAGCAAAGTTAACCCCAAACGTTAGTGATATAAGGGAACTCGGACTAGCCGCTGAGAAAGCTGGAGCCGATGGTGTTTCAGCCATTAACACCGTGAAGGCCATTGCAATAGATATCTACGCTAAGAGGCCGATACTCAGCAACAAGTTTGGAGGTTATTCAGGACCTGGGGTCAAGCCAATAGCATTAAGGGCGGTTTACGATTTAGCTAGCTCCTTGGATATTCCAGTTATAGGGATAGGTGGGATAACCACGTGGCAAGATGCCGTTGAATTCTTGCTTGCCGGAGCTTCCGCCCTTCAAATTGGAACCGCCGTCTACTTAAGGGGGTTCTCAGTTTTTAGGGAGATAGCAGAGGGAATCTCAAGATACCTGAAGGAAGAGGGGTACTCCAGCGTTAAGGAAATAATAGGCCTCGCCCTAAAGGTTTAA